A region from the Vicia villosa cultivar HV-30 ecotype Madison, WI linkage group LG3, Vvil1.0, whole genome shotgun sequence genome encodes:
- the LOC131660886 gene encoding uncharacterized protein LOC131660886 isoform X1: MGAEPHHSKSFINKIYAPIANEFPFATPLPSLRTNELELVRCVLRMLQGFSSSLFSWDHTENRFRINSGVYVTHLSLTSLHSLLSQFIHAATCLQLVEITIRRIETAVPRPTPTLKAFVTSASAWLKRLRNIALKEEVSTSNADGVSTPTLLGFKNSLSSLCSGAEFLLLLVHEAIPDVYFEFGASVPAADLAVHVLDYLHKKLEEMCLVQGGEEEAYLMVLYMYVGSLLPYIEGLDSWLFDGILDDPSDEMFFFANKEVSVAEAEFWEKSYLIKKLQHGKLDTELSSTNYAGDSISASNAKKETGMRDSISLSSTNKGKGQSIRGCPACPLFIKELAKSIVSAGKSLQLMRHVPNSLAVCSKGSSCKFGSTKSSNYGLSSTHRVAGLTLSEIFSVSLAGLIGHGDHVCKYFWQDDWHESVSVSSFVSYLNLNAEKSDSENLTAPPYSEKIWYKFLIDTLFQKGSADLKPKYEDRNNGKRDSAGDRVVKDELFLLRSCLQNPVVTVCRKAIGNNGDALKTLNLSRKFCLPSLNDEGLRKAIFGGESTSFSDSEGTNYTFGFQFDQSKHTHSQDKRNLLETLFPFPTILPSVQDDLSVSELLPFQRNSTLPSRVLHWVQNADLRTTPLPLVIMQYCLTAYIQKQVDYIGVNMLLKLMNEWRLMDELAVLRAIYLLGSGDLLQHFSTVIFDKLDKRETWDDDFELNTILQESIRNSADCMLLSAPDSLVVSITKNIVESDEEASIPGSVMGTPRKSHVNNFGINGLDMLKFTYKVPWPLELIANTEAIKKYNQVMRFLLKVKRAKCVLDKVRRWMWKGRGSTTNNRKRHWLVEQKLLHFVDAFHQYVMDRVYHSAWRELCEGMTVAKSLDEVIDAHEAYILSIQRQCFVVPDKLGALIASRVNIILGLALDFYTIQQTLKSGGTVSAIKARCEMEVDRIEKQFDDCIAFLLRVLSFKLNVGHFPHLADLVTRINYNYFYMSANGNLMTTSGPGSITSRLGKVTG, encoded by the exons ATGGGGGCAGAGCCACACCATTCCAAAAGCTTCATCAACAAAATCTACGCTCCAATCGCAAACGAATTCCCCTTCGCAACTCCTCTTCCTTCCCTCCGAACAAACGAACTCGAACTC GTACGATGCGTTTTACGAATGCTGCAAGGGTTTTCATCTTCCTTATTCTCATGGGATCACACTGAAAACCGTTTTCGTATCAATAGCGGAGTTTACGTTACGCATTTGTCCCTGACGAGTCTACATTCACTCCTCAGTCAATTCATTCACGCTGCAACGTGTCTTCAACTCGTGGAGATTACTATCAGAAGAATTGAAACTGCTGTGCCGAGACCTACTCCAACTTTGAAAGCGTTTGTTACTTCTGCTTCAGCCTGGCTTAAG CGGTTGCGGAATATTGCGTTGAAGGAGGAAGTGTCTACTAGCAATGCAGATGGTGTATCCACTCCAACTTTGTTAGGCTTCAAAAATTCCTTATCgag TCTTTGCTCGGGTGCTGAGTTCCTATTGCTATTAGTTCATGAGGCCATCCCTGATGTATATTTTGAGTTTGGGGCATCTGTACCTGCAGCAGACTTGGCTGTTCATGTTCTTGACTATCTTCATAAGAAGCTTGAGGAAATGTGTCTTGTACAAGGTGGTGAG GAGGAAGCTTATCTCATGGTGCTTTACATGTATGTGGGAAGCTTGTTGCCATATATTGAGGGTCTTGATTCCTGGCTTTTTGACGGAATACTGGATGATCCTTCTGATGAG ATGTTCTTTTTTGCTAATAAAGAAGTCTCAGTTGCTGAGGCTGAGTTTTGGGAGAAGAGTTATCTAATAAAAAAGCTACAACATGGTAAGTTAGATACTGAGTTGTCTTCTACAAATTATGCTGGCGATTCCATATCAGCATCAAATGCGAAGAAAGAAACGGGCATGAGGGATTCCATCTCTTTGTCTAGTACAAATAAAGGAAAAGGGCAGAGCATTAGAGGCTGTCCAGCTTGTCCTTTGTTTATTAAGGAATTAGCTAAGTCAATTGTTTCTGCTGGAAAGTCTTTGCAGCTGATGCGCCATGTTCCGAATTCCTTAGCAGTATGTAGCAAAGGAAGTAGTTGTAAATTTGGAAGTACCAAATCATCAAACTATGGTTTGTCTTCTACTCATAGAGTGGCTGGGCTAACGCTGTCCGAAATTTTTTCTGTATCACTAGCTGGACTTATTGGCCATGGTGACCATGTTTGTAAATACTTTTGGCAAGATGATTGGCACGAATCTGTTTCTGTTTCCTCCTTTGtatcttatttaaatttaaatgcgGAAAAATCAGACAGTGAAAACTTAACTGCTCCACCATACTCGGAGAAGATTTGGTATAAGTTTTTGATTGATACATTATTTCAAAAAGGATCAGCTGATTTGAAACCAAAATATGAAGACAGAAATAATGGCAAAAGAGATTCAGCAGGGGATAGAGTTGTTAAAGACGAGTTGTTTCTCTTGAGATCATGCTTACAAAATCCAGTAGTTACCGTTTGTCGAAAAGCAATTGGAAACAATGGGGATGCCTTGAAAACTTTGAATTTATCTCGAAAATTCTGCTTGCCTTCTTTAAACGATGAGGGTTTAAGAAAGGCTATATTTGGTGGTGAAAGCACATCGTTTTCTGATAGTGAAGGAACAAACTATACTTTTGGTTTTCAGTTTGATCAATCCAAACACACTCACTCACAAGATAAGAGAAACCTGTTAGAAACGCTGTTTCCTTTTCCCACCATATTGCCTTCAGTTCAG GATGATCTTTCCGTGTCAGAGCTCTTGCCTTTCCAGAGAAACAGCACTCTTCCTTCAAGAGTTCTTCACTGGGTGCAAAATGCGGACCTAAGAACAACTCCACTACCTCTGGTTATTATGCAGTACTGTCTAACTGCCTACATTCAGAAACAG GTAGATTATATTGGAGTAAATATGTTGTTAAAGTTGATGAATGAATGGAGGTTGATGGACGAGCTTGCAGTGCTGCGAGCTATATACTTGTTAGGTTCAG GTGATTTGCTACAACACTTTTCAACTGTAATTTTTGATAAGTTAGATAAACGTGAAACATGGGATGATGACTTTGAATTAAACACAATATTACAG GAATCAATCAGAAATTCTGCTGATTGTATGCTGTTAAGTGCTCCCGATTCATTGGTGGTGTCTATAACCAAAAATATTGTTGAGAGTGATGAGGAAGCTAGCATACCTGGTTCTGTTATGGGTACTCCTCGTAAAAGTCATGTCAATAACTTCGGGATTAACGGCCTTGATATGCTAAAGTTCACATATAAG GTACCTTGGCCTCTTGAACTCATTGCAAACACAGAGGCAATAAAGAAGTACAACCAG GTTATGCGGTTTTTGCTGAAGGTCAAGCGTGCAAAATGTGTTTTAGATAAAGTGCGGAGATGGATGTGGAAG GGTAGGGGATCTACAACAAATAACAGAAAACGTCATTGGCTAGTGGAGCAGAAACTCCTTCATTTTGTGGATGCTTTTCACCAATATGTGATGGACCGG GTATATCACAGTGCATGGCGTGAACTATGTGAAGGTATGACTGTGGCGAAATCTCTGGATGAGGTCATTGATGCCCATGAGGCCTACATTTTGTCAATTCAGCGGCAGTGCTTTGTGGTTCCTGATAAACTG GGGGCTTTGATTGCCAGTCGCGTTAATATCATTCTTGGTTTAGCTTTAGACTTCTATACCATACAACAGACATTAAAAAGCGGCGGAACTGTTTCTGCAATCAAGGCAAGGTGTGAGATGGAGGTCGACCGAATAGAGAAACAGTTTGATGATTGCATTGCTTTCCTACTTAGG GTTTTATCTTTCAAACTAAATGTAGGACATTTCCCTCATTTGGCTGATTTGGTCACCAGAATTAACTACAACTATTTCTATATGTCTGCCAATGGGAATTTAATGACCACTTCTGGCCCTGGAAGTATTACTTCAAGATTGGGGAAAGTCACTGGGTAA
- the LOC131660886 gene encoding uncharacterized protein LOC131660886 isoform X3, whose translation MRPSLMYILSLGHLYLQQTWLFMFLTIFIRSLRKCVLYKEEAYLMVLYMYVGSLLPYIEGLDSWLFDGILDDPSDEMFFFANKEVSVAEAEFWEKSYLIKKLQHGKLDTELSSTNYAGDSISASNAKKETGMRDSISLSSTNKGKGQSIRGCPACPLFIKELAKSIVSAGKSLQLMRHVPNSLAVCSKGSSCKFGSTKSSNYGLSSTHRVAGLTLSEIFSVSLAGLIGHGDHVCKYFWQDDWHESVSVSSFVSYLNLNAEKSDSENLTAPPYSEKIWYKFLIDTLFQKGSADLKPKYEDRNNGKRDSAGDRVVKDELFLLRSCLQNPVVTVCRKAIGNNGDALKTLNLSRKFCLPSLNDEGLRKAIFGGESTSFSDSEGTNYTFGFQFDQSKHTHSQDKRNLLETLFPFPTILPSVQDDLSVSELLPFQRNSTLPSRVLHWVQNADLRTTPLPLVIMQYCLTAYIQKQVDYIGVNMLLKLMNEWRLMDELAVLRAIYLLGSGDLLQHFSTVIFDKLDKRETWDDDFELNTILQESIRNSADCMLLSAPDSLVVSITKNIVESDEEASIPGSVMGTPRKSHVNNFGINGLDMLKFTYKVPWPLELIANTEAIKKYNQVMRFLLKVKRAKCVLDKVRRWMWKGRGSTTNNRKRHWLVEQKLLHFVDAFHQYVMDRVYHSAWRELCEGMTVAKSLDEVIDAHEAYILSIQRQCFVVPDKLGALIASRVNIILGLALDFYTIQQTLKSGGTVSAIKARCEMEVDRIEKQFDDCIAFLLRVLSFKLNVGHFPHLADLVTRINYNYFYMSANGNLMTTSGPGSITSRLGKVTG comes from the exons ATGAGGCCATCCCTGATGTATATTTTGAGTTTGGGGCATCTGTACCTGCAGCAGACTTGGCTGTTCATGTTCTTGACTATCTTCATAAGAAGCTTGAGGAAATGTGTCTTGTACAAG GAGGAAGCTTATCTCATGGTGCTTTACATGTATGTGGGAAGCTTGTTGCCATATATTGAGGGTCTTGATTCCTGGCTTTTTGACGGAATACTGGATGATCCTTCTGATGAG ATGTTCTTTTTTGCTAATAAAGAAGTCTCAGTTGCTGAGGCTGAGTTTTGGGAGAAGAGTTATCTAATAAAAAAGCTACAACATGGTAAGTTAGATACTGAGTTGTCTTCTACAAATTATGCTGGCGATTCCATATCAGCATCAAATGCGAAGAAAGAAACGGGCATGAGGGATTCCATCTCTTTGTCTAGTACAAATAAAGGAAAAGGGCAGAGCATTAGAGGCTGTCCAGCTTGTCCTTTGTTTATTAAGGAATTAGCTAAGTCAATTGTTTCTGCTGGAAAGTCTTTGCAGCTGATGCGCCATGTTCCGAATTCCTTAGCAGTATGTAGCAAAGGAAGTAGTTGTAAATTTGGAAGTACCAAATCATCAAACTATGGTTTGTCTTCTACTCATAGAGTGGCTGGGCTAACGCTGTCCGAAATTTTTTCTGTATCACTAGCTGGACTTATTGGCCATGGTGACCATGTTTGTAAATACTTTTGGCAAGATGATTGGCACGAATCTGTTTCTGTTTCCTCCTTTGtatcttatttaaatttaaatgcgGAAAAATCAGACAGTGAAAACTTAACTGCTCCACCATACTCGGAGAAGATTTGGTATAAGTTTTTGATTGATACATTATTTCAAAAAGGATCAGCTGATTTGAAACCAAAATATGAAGACAGAAATAATGGCAAAAGAGATTCAGCAGGGGATAGAGTTGTTAAAGACGAGTTGTTTCTCTTGAGATCATGCTTACAAAATCCAGTAGTTACCGTTTGTCGAAAAGCAATTGGAAACAATGGGGATGCCTTGAAAACTTTGAATTTATCTCGAAAATTCTGCTTGCCTTCTTTAAACGATGAGGGTTTAAGAAAGGCTATATTTGGTGGTGAAAGCACATCGTTTTCTGATAGTGAAGGAACAAACTATACTTTTGGTTTTCAGTTTGATCAATCCAAACACACTCACTCACAAGATAAGAGAAACCTGTTAGAAACGCTGTTTCCTTTTCCCACCATATTGCCTTCAGTTCAG GATGATCTTTCCGTGTCAGAGCTCTTGCCTTTCCAGAGAAACAGCACTCTTCCTTCAAGAGTTCTTCACTGGGTGCAAAATGCGGACCTAAGAACAACTCCACTACCTCTGGTTATTATGCAGTACTGTCTAACTGCCTACATTCAGAAACAG GTAGATTATATTGGAGTAAATATGTTGTTAAAGTTGATGAATGAATGGAGGTTGATGGACGAGCTTGCAGTGCTGCGAGCTATATACTTGTTAGGTTCAG GTGATTTGCTACAACACTTTTCAACTGTAATTTTTGATAAGTTAGATAAACGTGAAACATGGGATGATGACTTTGAATTAAACACAATATTACAG GAATCAATCAGAAATTCTGCTGATTGTATGCTGTTAAGTGCTCCCGATTCATTGGTGGTGTCTATAACCAAAAATATTGTTGAGAGTGATGAGGAAGCTAGCATACCTGGTTCTGTTATGGGTACTCCTCGTAAAAGTCATGTCAATAACTTCGGGATTAACGGCCTTGATATGCTAAAGTTCACATATAAG GTACCTTGGCCTCTTGAACTCATTGCAAACACAGAGGCAATAAAGAAGTACAACCAG GTTATGCGGTTTTTGCTGAAGGTCAAGCGTGCAAAATGTGTTTTAGATAAAGTGCGGAGATGGATGTGGAAG GGTAGGGGATCTACAACAAATAACAGAAAACGTCATTGGCTAGTGGAGCAGAAACTCCTTCATTTTGTGGATGCTTTTCACCAATATGTGATGGACCGG GTATATCACAGTGCATGGCGTGAACTATGTGAAGGTATGACTGTGGCGAAATCTCTGGATGAGGTCATTGATGCCCATGAGGCCTACATTTTGTCAATTCAGCGGCAGTGCTTTGTGGTTCCTGATAAACTG GGGGCTTTGATTGCCAGTCGCGTTAATATCATTCTTGGTTTAGCTTTAGACTTCTATACCATACAACAGACATTAAAAAGCGGCGGAACTGTTTCTGCAATCAAGGCAAGGTGTGAGATGGAGGTCGACCGAATAGAGAAACAGTTTGATGATTGCATTGCTTTCCTACTTAGG GTTTTATCTTTCAAACTAAATGTAGGACATTTCCCTCATTTGGCTGATTTGGTCACCAGAATTAACTACAACTATTTCTATATGTCTGCCAATGGGAATTTAATGACCACTTCTGGCCCTGGAAGTATTACTTCAAGATTGGGGAAAGTCACTGGGTAA
- the LOC131660886 gene encoding uncharacterized protein LOC131660886 isoform X2: MRPSLMYILSLGHLYLQQTWLFMFLTIFIRSLRKCVLYKVEEAYLMVLYMYVGSLLPYIEGLDSWLFDGILDDPSDEMFFFANKEVSVAEAEFWEKSYLIKKLQHGKLDTELSSTNYAGDSISASNAKKETGMRDSISLSSTNKGKGQSIRGCPACPLFIKELAKSIVSAGKSLQLMRHVPNSLAVCSKGSSCKFGSTKSSNYGLSSTHRVAGLTLSEIFSVSLAGLIGHGDHVCKYFWQDDWHESVSVSSFVSYLNLNAEKSDSENLTAPPYSEKIWYKFLIDTLFQKGSADLKPKYEDRNNGKRDSAGDRVVKDELFLLRSCLQNPVVTVCRKAIGNNGDALKTLNLSRKFCLPSLNDEGLRKAIFGGESTSFSDSEGTNYTFGFQFDQSKHTHSQDKRNLLETLFPFPTILPSVQDDLSVSELLPFQRNSTLPSRVLHWVQNADLRTTPLPLVIMQYCLTAYIQKQVDYIGVNMLLKLMNEWRLMDELAVLRAIYLLGSGDLLQHFSTVIFDKLDKRETWDDDFELNTILQESIRNSADCMLLSAPDSLVVSITKNIVESDEEASIPGSVMGTPRKSHVNNFGINGLDMLKFTYKVPWPLELIANTEAIKKYNQVMRFLLKVKRAKCVLDKVRRWMWKGRGSTTNNRKRHWLVEQKLLHFVDAFHQYVMDRVYHSAWRELCEGMTVAKSLDEVIDAHEAYILSIQRQCFVVPDKLGALIASRVNIILGLALDFYTIQQTLKSGGTVSAIKARCEMEVDRIEKQFDDCIAFLLRVLSFKLNVGHFPHLADLVTRINYNYFYMSANGNLMTTSGPGSITSRLGKVTG; encoded by the exons ATGAGGCCATCCCTGATGTATATTTTGAGTTTGGGGCATCTGTACCTGCAGCAGACTTGGCTGTTCATGTTCTTGACTATCTTCATAAGAAGCTTGAGGAAATGTGTCTTGTACAAGGTG GAGGAAGCTTATCTCATGGTGCTTTACATGTATGTGGGAAGCTTGTTGCCATATATTGAGGGTCTTGATTCCTGGCTTTTTGACGGAATACTGGATGATCCTTCTGATGAG ATGTTCTTTTTTGCTAATAAAGAAGTCTCAGTTGCTGAGGCTGAGTTTTGGGAGAAGAGTTATCTAATAAAAAAGCTACAACATGGTAAGTTAGATACTGAGTTGTCTTCTACAAATTATGCTGGCGATTCCATATCAGCATCAAATGCGAAGAAAGAAACGGGCATGAGGGATTCCATCTCTTTGTCTAGTACAAATAAAGGAAAAGGGCAGAGCATTAGAGGCTGTCCAGCTTGTCCTTTGTTTATTAAGGAATTAGCTAAGTCAATTGTTTCTGCTGGAAAGTCTTTGCAGCTGATGCGCCATGTTCCGAATTCCTTAGCAGTATGTAGCAAAGGAAGTAGTTGTAAATTTGGAAGTACCAAATCATCAAACTATGGTTTGTCTTCTACTCATAGAGTGGCTGGGCTAACGCTGTCCGAAATTTTTTCTGTATCACTAGCTGGACTTATTGGCCATGGTGACCATGTTTGTAAATACTTTTGGCAAGATGATTGGCACGAATCTGTTTCTGTTTCCTCCTTTGtatcttatttaaatttaaatgcgGAAAAATCAGACAGTGAAAACTTAACTGCTCCACCATACTCGGAGAAGATTTGGTATAAGTTTTTGATTGATACATTATTTCAAAAAGGATCAGCTGATTTGAAACCAAAATATGAAGACAGAAATAATGGCAAAAGAGATTCAGCAGGGGATAGAGTTGTTAAAGACGAGTTGTTTCTCTTGAGATCATGCTTACAAAATCCAGTAGTTACCGTTTGTCGAAAAGCAATTGGAAACAATGGGGATGCCTTGAAAACTTTGAATTTATCTCGAAAATTCTGCTTGCCTTCTTTAAACGATGAGGGTTTAAGAAAGGCTATATTTGGTGGTGAAAGCACATCGTTTTCTGATAGTGAAGGAACAAACTATACTTTTGGTTTTCAGTTTGATCAATCCAAACACACTCACTCACAAGATAAGAGAAACCTGTTAGAAACGCTGTTTCCTTTTCCCACCATATTGCCTTCAGTTCAG GATGATCTTTCCGTGTCAGAGCTCTTGCCTTTCCAGAGAAACAGCACTCTTCCTTCAAGAGTTCTTCACTGGGTGCAAAATGCGGACCTAAGAACAACTCCACTACCTCTGGTTATTATGCAGTACTGTCTAACTGCCTACATTCAGAAACAG GTAGATTATATTGGAGTAAATATGTTGTTAAAGTTGATGAATGAATGGAGGTTGATGGACGAGCTTGCAGTGCTGCGAGCTATATACTTGTTAGGTTCAG GTGATTTGCTACAACACTTTTCAACTGTAATTTTTGATAAGTTAGATAAACGTGAAACATGGGATGATGACTTTGAATTAAACACAATATTACAG GAATCAATCAGAAATTCTGCTGATTGTATGCTGTTAAGTGCTCCCGATTCATTGGTGGTGTCTATAACCAAAAATATTGTTGAGAGTGATGAGGAAGCTAGCATACCTGGTTCTGTTATGGGTACTCCTCGTAAAAGTCATGTCAATAACTTCGGGATTAACGGCCTTGATATGCTAAAGTTCACATATAAG GTACCTTGGCCTCTTGAACTCATTGCAAACACAGAGGCAATAAAGAAGTACAACCAG GTTATGCGGTTTTTGCTGAAGGTCAAGCGTGCAAAATGTGTTTTAGATAAAGTGCGGAGATGGATGTGGAAG GGTAGGGGATCTACAACAAATAACAGAAAACGTCATTGGCTAGTGGAGCAGAAACTCCTTCATTTTGTGGATGCTTTTCACCAATATGTGATGGACCGG GTATATCACAGTGCATGGCGTGAACTATGTGAAGGTATGACTGTGGCGAAATCTCTGGATGAGGTCATTGATGCCCATGAGGCCTACATTTTGTCAATTCAGCGGCAGTGCTTTGTGGTTCCTGATAAACTG GGGGCTTTGATTGCCAGTCGCGTTAATATCATTCTTGGTTTAGCTTTAGACTTCTATACCATACAACAGACATTAAAAAGCGGCGGAACTGTTTCTGCAATCAAGGCAAGGTGTGAGATGGAGGTCGACCGAATAGAGAAACAGTTTGATGATTGCATTGCTTTCCTACTTAGG GTTTTATCTTTCAAACTAAATGTAGGACATTTCCCTCATTTGGCTGATTTGGTCACCAGAATTAACTACAACTATTTCTATATGTCTGCCAATGGGAATTTAATGACCACTTCTGGCCCTGGAAGTATTACTTCAAGATTGGGGAAAGTCACTGGGTAA